A window of the Phragmites australis chromosome 20, lpPhrAust1.1, whole genome shotgun sequence genome harbors these coding sequences:
- the LOC133902024 gene encoding chlorophyllase-1-like: MAASVETMAKPSTEVLEAAVTSVFQPGKLAVDMIPVDHNADLTPPIPILIAAPKDAGTYPVAMLLHGLCLQNHFYEQVLKHIASFGFIMVAPQFHISMMGKGDTEDIAAAAEVTDWLPEGLPSVLPKGVEPNLSKLALAGHSRGGHTAFSLVLGHGKTNLKFSALIGLDPVAGTGKSSQISPKILTYDPSSFDIAMPVLVIGTGLGEEKRNILFPACAPKDVNHREFYSECKPPCYYFVTKDYGHLDMLDDDAPKFITCMCKDGNNCKDMMRRSVAGIMVAFLKAVLDEADGDLKVILKDPGFAPTTLDPVEHRLA, encoded by the exons ATGGCAGCATCAGTGGAGACCATGGCGAAACCCAGCACCGAGGTTCTTGAGGCCGCAGTCACCTCGGTGTTCCAGCCAGGGAAGCTTGCAGTCGACATGATCCCAGTGGATCACAATGCAGACCTGACACCGCCGATCCCAATCTTGATTGCCGCTCCCAAGGATGCAGGAACATACCCGGTGGCCATGCTCCTGCATGGCCTCTGCCTCCAGAACCACTTCTATGAACAAGTCCTAAAACACATTGCCTCTTTTGGCTTCATCATGGTTGCACCCCAG TTCCACATCAGCATGATGGGCAAAGGTGACACCGAGGACATAGCCGCAGCAGCCGAAGTGACAGATTGGCTCCCTGAGGGGCTACCGTCCGTCCTCCCCAAAGGCGTCGAGCCCAACCTTTCCAAGCTTGCTTTGGCCGGCCACAGCCGAGGTGGCCACACAGCGTTCTCTCTAGTCCTGGGGCATGGCAAGACCAACCTCAAGTTCTCTGCGCTCATCGGTCTCGATCCCGTTGCTGGAACAGGCAAGTCCTCGCAAATCTCACCCAAGATCCTCACCTACGATCCCTCCTCTTTTGACATAGCGATGCCAGTCTTGGTCATTGGCACCGGGTTGGGTGAAGAGAAAAGGAACATACTCTTTCCTGCCTGTGCTCCCAAAGATGTCAACCACAGGGAGTTCTACAGCGAGTGCAAGCCACCTTGCTACTACTTTGTGACCAAGGACTATGGGCATCTCGACATGCTAGATGACGATGCTCCAAAgttcatcacctgcatgtgcaAGGACGGGAACAACTGCAAGGACATGATGAGGAGGAGCGTTGCTGGGATCATGGTCGCGTTCTTGAAGGCCGTGCTCGATGAAGCAGATGGAGATCTTAAAGTCATACTGAAAGATCCTGGGTTCGCGCCAACCACGCTCGACCCTGTTGAACACCGTTTGGCATGA
- the LOC133902440 gene encoding uncharacterized protein LOC133902440, protein MSLAKRYVLRLFISLKYVTANVVDRQSGRVVVTASSVEKPLRGGLECGRTCNAKAAAAVGEVLAMRLKVDGLAREPIHADAAKEVEKKGFKNRTKVWAVLNALRDHGVNLRIDDDGDHRPHV, encoded by the coding sequence ATGTCCCTCGCCAAGCGGTACGTCCTGCGTCTGTTCATCTCGCTCAAGTACGTGACGGCGAACGTGGTGGACCGACAGAGCGGGCGCGTAGTGGTGACGGCCTCGTCCGTGGAGAAGCCCCTGCGGGGCGGGCTGGAGTGCGGCCGCACCTGCAACGCCAAGGCGGCCGCGGCCGTCGGGGAGGTGCTCGCTATGCGCCTCAAGGTGGACGGCCTGGCACGTGAGCCCATACACGCCGATGCCGCCaaggaggtcgagaagaagGGGTTCAAGAACCGGACCAAGGTCTGGGCCGTCCTCAACGCGCTGCGCGACCACGGGGTTAACCTCCGCATCGATGATGATGGCGACCACAGACCGCACGTCTGA